In a single window of the Candidatus Binatia bacterium genome:
- the tkt gene encoding transketolase produces the protein MANSPADEERINAIRFLAVDAVQKANSGHPGMPMGAAAMAFALWTRHLRFNPKDPHWLDRDRFVLSAGHGSMLLYALLYLTGYDVTLADIESFRQFGSKTPGHPEAGHTPGVEATTGPLGQGLGNAVGMAIAQAHLGAVYNRDDEPIVDHFTYCICGDGDLMEGISQEAISLAGHLKLGKLVVLYDDNLVSLAGPTDVTLSDDPIARFDACGWHTQFVDAARGNDVATIDQAIQVAKNVTDRPSFIAVRTHIGYGSPRQDNYTAHGEPLGPENVTKSKEQLGWPLEPAFYVPDDVLSFFREVGARGAQLEAQWQTMYDAWKAANPALAATLDRALRRELPADLPWPAFTAENGSVATRDAGGTVMNAIALALPELVGGSADLDPSTKTYLKNCGDFEPNDYAGRNIHYGVREHAMAACTNGIALHGGLLPFAATFFNFLDYLKPSLRLGCLTKIHSIYVFTHDSVFLGEDGPTHQPIEQLATLRATPNCYVVRPADSLETLEAWKLAVAGKDAPWVLVLTRQKLPFLGARDAAVGRGAYVLAEAADGAPDLILIATGSEVSLAVDAKQILDGKGVRTRVVSMPCWELFDAQPQSYRDDVLPPSVGARMSIEAGATMGWSKYVGDRGFAFGIDHFGTSAPLAAIAKAYGFTPDNVAGLALQRFALAAR, from the coding sequence ATGGCCAACTCCCCCGCCGACGAAGAACGCATCAACGCAATCCGGTTTCTCGCCGTAGATGCCGTCCAGAAGGCGAACTCGGGCCACCCGGGGATGCCGATGGGCGCGGCGGCGATGGCGTTCGCGCTCTGGACGCGCCATCTGCGCTTCAATCCCAAGGATCCGCACTGGCTCGACCGCGACCGGTTCGTGCTCTCGGCCGGGCACGGCTCGATGCTCCTCTACGCGTTGCTCTATCTCACCGGTTACGACGTCACGCTCGCGGATATCGAGAGCTTTCGCCAGTTCGGGAGCAAGACGCCCGGACATCCCGAGGCCGGACACACGCCGGGCGTCGAGGCGACGACCGGACCGCTCGGACAGGGCCTCGGCAACGCGGTGGGGATGGCGATCGCGCAAGCGCATCTCGGCGCAGTCTACAATCGCGACGACGAGCCGATCGTCGATCACTTCACGTACTGCATCTGCGGTGACGGCGATCTCATGGAAGGGATCAGCCAGGAAGCGATCTCCCTTGCCGGGCATCTGAAGCTCGGGAAGCTCGTCGTGCTCTACGACGACAACCTCGTCTCGCTCGCGGGACCGACGGACGTGACGCTATCCGACGATCCGATCGCGCGATTCGACGCCTGCGGATGGCACACGCAATTCGTGGACGCCGCACGCGGGAACGACGTCGCGACGATCGACCAGGCAATCCAGGTGGCGAAGAACGTCACCGATCGCCCGTCGTTCATCGCCGTGCGCACGCACATCGGCTACGGCTCGCCCCGCCAAGACAACTACACCGCGCACGGCGAGCCGCTCGGACCGGAGAACGTAACGAAATCAAAAGAGCAACTCGGCTGGCCGCTCGAGCCCGCCTTCTACGTGCCCGACGACGTACTCTCGTTCTTCCGCGAGGTCGGGGCGCGCGGAGCGCAACTCGAAGCGCAGTGGCAGACGATGTACGACGCGTGGAAGGCAGCGAACCCCGCTCTCGCGGCGACGCTCGATCGCGCGCTGCGCCGGGAACTTCCCGCCGACCTGCCCTGGCCGGCCTTTACCGCCGAGAACGGCAGCGTCGCGACGCGCGACGCGGGGGGAACGGTCATGAACGCCATCGCCCTCGCGTTGCCGGAACTGGTCGGTGGATCCGCCGATCTCGACCCATCGACGAAGACCTATCTGAAGAACTGCGGTGACTTCGAGCCGAACGACTACGCCGGACGCAACATTCATTACGGCGTGCGCGAGCACGCGATGGCGGCCTGCACGAACGGCATCGCCCTGCACGGCGGCCTGCTCCCGTTCGCGGCGACGTTCTTCAATTTTCTCGACTATCTGAAACCGTCGCTGCGCCTCGGCTGCCTGACGAAGATCCACTCGATCTACGTCTTCACGCACGACTCGGTCTTTCTTGGCGAGGACGGCCCGACGCATCAGCCGATCGAGCAGCTCGCGACGCTGCGCGCGACGCCGAACTGCTACGTCGTTCGCCCGGCCGATTCGCTCGAAACGCTCGAAGCCTGGAAGCTCGCCGTCGCGGGCAAGGACGCGCCGTGGGTGCTCGTCCTGACGCGACAGAAGCTGCCGTTCCTCGGCGCGCGCGACGCGGCGGTCGGCCGCGGAGCCTACGTGCTCGCCGAGGCCGCGGACGGGGCGCCCGATCTCATTCTCATCGCGACCGGATCCGAAGTCTCTCTCGCCGTGGATGCCAAGCAGATCCTCGACGGCAAGGGCGTGCGGACTCGCGTCGTCTCGATGCCGTGCTGGGAGCTCTTCGACGCGCAACCGCAGTCGTATCGGGACGACGTCTTGCCGCCGTCGGTCGGCGCGCGCATGTCCATCGAGGCCGGCGCGACCATGGGCTGGTCGAAGTACGTAGGCGATCGGGGCTTCGCGTTCGGCATAGACCACTTC
- a CDS encoding 2,3,4,5-tetrahydropyridine-2,6-dicarboxylate N-succinyltransferase: MTGEAMREAIEALARGEGDPRGRSGRIVDRVIERIDGGELRAAEPRDGDWVTNAWVKEAIMLYFARRDRKMPLKSNYKKIGVRCVKPGVARYGSFLGRGVVLMPGFVNIGAYVDEGTMIDTWATVGSCAQIGKGVHLSGGVGIGGVLEPAQAAPVIVEDGAFVGSRCIVVEGVRVEREAVIGAGVVLTASTPIVDVRGSEPVTSKGRIPARAVVIPGTLPKRFPAGEFGTPCALIVGTRTPSTDLKTSLNAALREHDVAV, from the coding sequence ATGACCGGCGAAGCAATGCGCGAGGCGATAGAAGCGCTCGCTCGCGGCGAGGGCGACCCTCGCGGCCGCAGCGGACGGATCGTCGATCGCGTCATCGAGCGGATCGACGGCGGAGAGCTCCGCGCCGCGGAACCGCGCGACGGCGATTGGGTGACCAACGCGTGGGTGAAAGAGGCGATCATGCTCTACTTCGCGCGGCGCGATCGCAAGATGCCGCTCAAGAGCAACTATAAGAAGATCGGCGTGCGCTGCGTGAAGCCCGGCGTGGCGCGTTACGGCAGTTTTCTGGGGCGCGGCGTCGTCTTGATGCCCGGGTTCGTGAACATCGGCGCGTACGTAGACGAAGGGACGATGATCGACACCTGGGCAACGGTCGGCTCGTGCGCGCAGATCGGCAAGGGCGTCCATCTCTCGGGCGGCGTCGGGATCGGCGGCGTGCTCGAACCCGCGCAGGCCGCTCCCGTTATCGTCGAAGACGGCGCGTTCGTCGGCTCGCGCTGCATCGTCGTCGAAGGCGTGCGGGTCGAACGCGAGGCGGTGATCGGCGCCGGCGTCGTGCTGACCGCCAGCACCCCGATCGTGGACGTGCGCGGCAGCGAGCCCGTGACCTCAAAGGGGAGAATCCCGGCGCGCGCGGTCGTGATCCCGGGCACGCTCCCCAAGCGCTTTCCCGCGGGCGAGTTCGGCACCCCGTGCGCGCTGATCGTCGGCACGCGGACGCCCTCGACCGACCTGAAGACCTCGCTCAATGCGGCGCTGAGAGAGCACGACGTAGCGGTATGA
- a CDS encoding pyridoxal phosphate-dependent aminotransferase: MNPRVLEISASLIREVSSRKKPTSIDLGLGEPSLAPSLGHFEEAMRYVAEHGVKYTPNAGDRTLREAIARAYAYPEMESAENVCVTVGSQEAMYVALKTLLDPAKDELLIVDPAFPSYRKMAALEGVAFRSVTMRADEAFAFDAERIVAAIGERTRAVVICSPCNPTGRVISTAQARTLARALERRGGDIWLIHDEIYREQTFVDDAAELARLYPRTIVTNSLSKSNALTGLRLGWLIGERSFIEQAIKVHAWAVSCADTFAQRIALHVFQTPGALREHAAWYRERRRDLLAALEESGLHFVPVDGTFYVCVRLAPGALSLEAAGDLIERHDVVAIPGIAFGASLEGWLRLSWVGAPERVRTALARIADYCASRSTRSAR, from the coding sequence ATGAATCCACGCGTGCTCGAGATCTCGGCCTCGCTTATTCGCGAGGTATCGAGCCGGAAGAAGCCGACCTCGATCGACCTCGGTCTGGGCGAGCCTTCGCTCGCGCCGAGTCTCGGGCACTTCGAAGAAGCGATGCGCTACGTCGCCGAGCACGGCGTCAAGTACACGCCCAACGCAGGCGATCGGACGTTGCGCGAAGCGATAGCCCGCGCGTATGCCTATCCGGAGATGGAGAGCGCCGAGAACGTCTGCGTGACGGTCGGCTCGCAAGAGGCGATGTACGTCGCGCTCAAGACGCTGCTCGATCCCGCAAAGGACGAGCTGCTGATCGTCGACCCCGCCTTCCCTTCATATCGCAAGATGGCGGCCCTCGAGGGCGTTGCGTTTCGCAGCGTCACGATGCGGGCGGACGAAGCGTTTGCCTTCGATGCGGAACGCATCGTCGCCGCGATCGGCGAGCGGACGCGCGCGGTCGTGATCTGTTCGCCGTGCAATCCGACGGGGCGCGTGATCTCGACGGCGCAGGCACGGACGCTCGCTCGAGCGCTCGAGCGGCGCGGCGGCGATATTTGGCTGATCCACGACGAGATCTACCGCGAGCAGACGTTCGTGGACGACGCGGCCGAGCTCGCTCGTCTCTACCCGCGCACGATCGTGACGAACTCGCTGAGCAAGAGCAACGCGCTGACGGGGCTGCGCCTGGGCTGGCTGATCGGCGAACGCTCCTTCATCGAGCAGGCGATCAAGGTGCATGCGTGGGCGGTATCCTGCGCCGACACGTTCGCGCAGCGGATCGCCCTGCACGTCTTCCAAACGCCCGGCGCGCTGCGCGAGCACGCGGCGTGGTATCGGGAGCGCCGCCGCGACCTCCTCGCAGCGCTCGAGGAGAGCGGCCTGCACTTCGTTCCGGTCGACGGCACGTTCTACGTCTGCGTGCGGCTCGCGCCCGGGGCTCTCTCGCTCGAGGCCGCCGGCGATCTGATCGAACGCCACGACGTGGTTGCGATCCCCGGCATCGCATTCGGAGCGTCGCTCGAAGGATGGCTCCGTCTGAGCTGGGTCGGCGCGCCGGAGCGGGTCCGCACCGCGCTTGCGCGCATCGCCGACTACTGCGCTAGCCGATCCACACGGTCTGCACGTTGA
- a CDS encoding NAD-dependent succinate-semialdehyde dehydrogenase, whose protein sequence is MIETIDPTTERVLERIPLMEAAQIDAVLEAAARRVAPWSALSLDERAAVLRAIAVRMRAQSDSLARTAVREMGKPIVQARAEVEKCARAFDYFAEHAAAMLAPQSAPTEASRSYVAFRPLGALLAIMPWNFPYWQVGRAAAPALLAGNPLVLKHAANTTRCALELERVVREAGAPDGCFGVVIARGDAIDKVVGDPRIAAVTLTGSERAGAAVATAAGESLKKCVLELGGSDAFVVLSDADLEAAAKTAVTARFQNNGESCIAAKRFIVESPVYDEFLAAFVERAKELVVGNPMEERVQIGPCARADLRQTIGEQVQGTLAAGARTALGGRAPERAGYFYEPTIVADVLPGMRMFEEEVFGPAAAVVRASDREHALALANASVYGLGSSLWTRDLHAAEAFASRVEAGAVFINGMVASDPRLPFGGVKKSGYGRELSTFGIHEFVNVQTVWIG, encoded by the coding sequence ATGATCGAGACGATCGACCCGACGACCGAGCGAGTGCTCGAGCGAATACCGTTGATGGAAGCGGCGCAGATCGACGCGGTGCTCGAAGCGGCCGCGCGCCGAGTCGCGCCGTGGAGCGCCCTCTCGCTCGACGAGCGCGCCGCGGTGCTGCGCGCGATCGCCGTGCGGATGCGCGCGCAATCCGATTCGCTCGCGCGGACGGCGGTGCGCGAAATGGGCAAGCCGATCGTGCAGGCGCGCGCCGAAGTCGAGAAGTGCGCCCGCGCCTTCGATTACTTCGCCGAGCACGCGGCTGCCATGCTCGCCCCGCAGAGCGCGCCGACCGAGGCGTCGCGCAGTTACGTCGCCTTCCGTCCGCTCGGCGCGCTCCTCGCGATCATGCCGTGGAACTTTCCCTATTGGCAGGTCGGGCGCGCGGCCGCGCCGGCGCTGCTGGCGGGCAACCCGCTCGTGCTCAAGCACGCGGCAAACACGACGCGCTGCGCGCTCGAGCTCGAGCGCGTCGTCCGCGAAGCGGGCGCGCCCGACGGTTGTTTCGGCGTCGTGATCGCGCGCGGCGATGCGATCGACAAGGTCGTCGGCGATCCGCGCATCGCCGCCGTGACGCTGACCGGCAGCGAACGCGCCGGGGCAGCGGTCGCGACCGCTGCGGGCGAGAGCCTCAAGAAGTGCGTTCTGGAGCTCGGAGGATCCGACGCGTTCGTCGTCCTCTCCGACGCCGACCTCGAGGCCGCGGCGAAGACGGCGGTCACCGCACGCTTCCAGAACAACGGCGAGAGCTGCATCGCGGCGAAGCGTTTCATCGTCGAGAGCCCCGTCTACGACGAGTTCCTCGCGGCGTTCGTCGAGCGCGCAAAGGAGCTCGTCGTCGGCAACCCCATGGAAGAGCGCGTCCAGATCGGACCGTGCGCGCGCGCCGATCTCCGTCAAACCATCGGCGAGCAAGTCCAGGGCACGCTCGCCGCCGGCGCGCGGACGGCACTCGGCGGACGCGCGCCGGAGCGCGCCGGCTACTTCTACGAGCCGACGATCGTCGCCGACGTTCTGCCGGGAATGCGGATGTTCGAGGAAGAGGTCTTCGGCCCGGCGGCTGCGGTCGTTCGCGCGAGCGATCGCGAGCATGCGCTCGCGCTCGCCAACGCTTCGGTCTACGGCCTAGGCTCGAGCCTCTGGACGCGCGACCTGCACGCCGCCGAGGCGTTCGCGAGCCGCGTCGAGGCCGGCGCCGTCTTCATCAACGGCATGGTCGCGAGTGATCCGCGCCTGCCCTTCGGCGGCGTCAAGAAGAGCGGTTACGGCCGGGAGCTCTCGACCTTCGGCATCCACGAGTTCGTCAACGTGCAGACCGTGTGGATCGGCTAG